From a single Leclercia sp. AS011 genomic region:
- a CDS encoding GntR family transcriptional regulator: MAAESQLNPTQPVNQQIYRILRSDIVHCLIPPGTPLSEKEVSVRFDVSRQPVREAFIKLAENGLIQIRPQRGSYVNKISLTQVQNGCFVRQAIECAVVRRAASLVDDHQCYLLEQNLHQQRIAIERKQLNDFFLLDDEFHQKLAQIAGCQLAWDTIENIKATIDRVRYMSLDHVSPPEMLLRQHHDIFNALEKRDADAVEKAMTLHLQEIGESVQLIRQENSDWFSEE; this comes from the coding sequence ATGGCCGCTGAATCGCAACTTAATCCAACCCAACCCGTTAATCAGCAGATTTACCGTATTTTGCGCAGCGACATTGTGCATTGTCTGATCCCACCGGGAACCCCGCTCTCTGAAAAAGAGGTGTCGGTCCGCTTTGATGTCTCCCGCCAGCCGGTTCGCGAAGCCTTCATTAAGCTGGCGGAAAACGGCCTGATTCAGATCCGCCCCCAGCGCGGCAGCTACGTGAATAAGATCTCCCTCACCCAGGTGCAGAATGGCTGCTTTGTCCGTCAGGCCATCGAGTGCGCCGTGGTGCGTCGCGCGGCAAGCCTGGTGGACGATCATCAGTGCTATCTGCTGGAGCAGAACCTGCATCAGCAGCGCATCGCCATTGAACGTAAGCAGCTGAATGATTTTTTCCTGCTCGACGACGAATTTCACCAGAAGCTGGCGCAGATTGCGGGCTGTCAACTGGCATGGGACACCATTGAGAACATTAAGGCGACCATTGACCGGGTGCGCTACATGAGCCTGGACCACGTCTCGCCCCCGGAGATGTTGCTGCGTCAGCATCACGATATTTTCAACGCACTGGAAAAGCGCGACGCCGATGCGGTGGAAAAAGCGATGACCCTGCATCTGCAGGAAATTGGCGAGTCGGTACAGTTAATCCGTCAGGAAAACAGCGACTGGTTTAGCGAAGAGTAA
- the urtC gene encoding urea ABC transporter permease subunit UrtC: MSQPLTLTLARKAPRSVPILLGLILAALLVLPFLALLPATHPLAVSTWMLTLVGKILCYAIVAVALDLVWGYAGMLSLGHGLFFALGGYAMGMYLMRQAAGDGLPAFMSFLSWSELPWFWWGTQHFAWALVLIVMVPGLLALLFGWFAFRSKIKGVYFSIMTQALTFAGMLLFFRNETGFGGNNGFTGFTTLLGFSVTATSTRIALFIATVLLLAASLGVGYALAKSKFGRILTAVRDAENRLTFCGYDPRGFKLLVWTLSAVLCGLAGALYVPQVGIINPGEMSPTNSIEAAIWVALGGRGTLIGPVLGAALVNGAKSLFTVAMPEYWQLFLGLIFIAVTLFLPRGVTGLFRKGDQ, from the coding sequence ATGAGCCAGCCACTGACCTTAACCCTGGCGCGGAAAGCGCCGCGCAGCGTACCGATACTCCTCGGTCTGATCCTCGCCGCACTGCTGGTGCTGCCGTTTCTGGCGCTGCTGCCCGCCACCCATCCGCTGGCGGTCTCCACCTGGATGCTGACCCTGGTGGGCAAAATCCTCTGCTATGCGATTGTGGCCGTAGCGCTGGATCTGGTGTGGGGCTACGCCGGAATGCTGTCGCTCGGCCACGGCCTGTTCTTTGCCCTCGGCGGCTACGCGATGGGAATGTACCTGATGCGCCAGGCCGCGGGCGACGGGCTTCCGGCCTTTATGTCGTTTCTCTCCTGGAGCGAGCTGCCCTGGTTCTGGTGGGGCACCCAGCATTTCGCCTGGGCGCTGGTGCTGATCGTGATGGTGCCGGGCCTGCTGGCGCTGCTGTTCGGCTGGTTTGCCTTCCGCTCTAAAATCAAAGGGGTCTATTTTTCGATCATGACCCAGGCGCTGACCTTCGCCGGGATGCTGCTGTTTTTCCGCAATGAAACCGGCTTTGGCGGTAACAACGGTTTTACCGGTTTTACCACGCTGCTGGGCTTCTCCGTGACGGCCACCTCAACCCGCATCGCGCTGTTTATTGCCACCGTGCTGCTGCTGGCGGCGTCGCTGGGTGTCGGGTACGCGCTGGCAAAAAGTAAGTTTGGCCGCATCCTGACCGCGGTGCGCGACGCGGAGAACCGGCTCACCTTCTGCGGCTACGATCCGCGCGGATTCAAGCTGCTGGTCTGGACGTTGTCGGCGGTGCTGTGCGGACTGGCCGGGGCGCTGTACGTTCCGCAGGTCGGGATCATCAACCCAGGCGAGATGTCGCCCACCAACTCCATCGAGGCGGCAATCTGGGTGGCGCTTGGTGGCCGCGGCACGCTGATTGGCCCGGTATTGGGTGCCGCGCTGGTCAACGGCGCAAAAAGCCTCTTTACCGTGGCAATGCCGGAGTACTGGCAGCTGTTCCTCGGGCTGATCTTTATCGCGGTCACGCTGTTTTTACCTCGCGGCGTAACGGGACTGTTTCGCAAAGGAGACCAGTAA
- a CDS encoding GNAT family N-acetyltransferase: MTEDFKFIETHPAPEDFCRLRAIAGLSPRNLEAAKKGLPSSCYAVHILHEGIPVGMGRVVGDGALNFEIVDIAVDPNFQGKGLGRAIMEHIMEWLSQNAWDGSYISLVADVPALYEKFGFKKVTPDCEGMAISWKMHK, encoded by the coding sequence ATGACAGAAGATTTTAAGTTCATCGAAACACATCCTGCCCCTGAAGACTTTTGCCGTCTGCGCGCTATCGCCGGGCTTTCACCCCGAAACCTGGAAGCAGCGAAAAAAGGCCTCCCTTCAAGCTGCTACGCTGTCCACATCCTTCACGAGGGCATACCCGTAGGAATGGGAAGAGTTGTCGGCGATGGCGCACTGAATTTTGAGATCGTGGATATCGCTGTCGATCCGAATTTCCAGGGTAAGGGCTTGGGAAGAGCCATCATGGAACATATCATGGAATGGCTGAGCCAAAACGCCTGGGACGGAAGCTATATCTCCCTTGTAGCTGATGTACCCGCACTCTATGAAAAGTTTGGCTTCAAAAAAGTGACGCCTGATTGTGAAGGTATGGCGATCAGCTGGAAAATGCATAAATGA
- a CDS encoding DUF4041 domain-containing protein, which translates to MNMMYYSIVGVFAFAAVLTMLVITIIKLKAVKADLADKAVQLKRYATITDAEEEADRIVNIAKQTAQELGADSQRILDEAKVEAASTIVTSEAEAKSITLRAEDILSDARVTANRLKSQALSDVETQRAKRLEIESQIDELRRSYREKKITLDELEDALSIYKDDMEFADMGFYAPHFDFDTSSHFQDAIKACRDKQKNLLRDKTRFGAIHCSTEWTVGGSKSEGRKMTTRGIQMTARAFNGECDAAIANCTFKNVQQMEQRIYKAFEALNKMNEVNKIYINHAFLNMKLDELHLTHEYRLKKQEEREEQREIRAQMAEEKRAQAEIDRALREAEEEERRAKKALDKARKEMESKLAQMTAEQAAKHKEKVSELENALEEALLKGQKALSMAQQTKRGHVYVISNIGSFGEDVFKIGMTRRLDPQDRVDELGSASVPFLFDVHAMIFSEDAPAMENMLHQRFNEMRTNLVNKRKEFFNVSLKEIKNAVFDIAGDDVDFIETASAQHYHETQAIRKQQAAANSKLTKEVKQPRFADAI; encoded by the coding sequence ATGAATATGATGTATTACTCCATTGTTGGAGTTTTTGCTTTCGCGGCCGTTTTGACTATGTTGGTAATTACCATCATAAAATTAAAGGCAGTAAAAGCGGATTTAGCAGATAAAGCAGTCCAGCTTAAGCGTTACGCGACAATCACTGATGCTGAAGAAGAGGCCGATCGTATCGTAAATATTGCTAAACAAACTGCACAAGAATTAGGCGCTGATTCGCAGAGGATTCTTGATGAGGCAAAAGTTGAAGCAGCCAGCACTATCGTCACGAGTGAAGCCGAAGCAAAATCAATTACATTACGCGCAGAAGATATCCTTTCGGATGCTCGCGTGACAGCTAATAGATTGAAATCACAAGCATTATCCGATGTGGAAACGCAACGCGCTAAGCGTCTTGAAATTGAAAGTCAGATTGATGAGCTACGTCGTTCCTATCGTGAAAAAAAAATCACATTAGATGAACTCGAGGACGCACTTTCAATTTACAAAGATGACATGGAATTCGCCGATATGGGATTTTATGCACCCCACTTCGATTTTGATACATCCAGCCATTTCCAGGATGCCATTAAGGCCTGCCGTGATAAGCAAAAAAATTTGCTACGGGATAAAACCAGATTTGGCGCAATTCACTGTTCAACCGAATGGACAGTCGGTGGTTCTAAAAGTGAAGGTCGCAAGATGACAACACGCGGTATCCAGATGACGGCTCGTGCATTCAATGGAGAATGTGATGCAGCAATCGCAAACTGCACCTTCAAAAACGTCCAGCAGATGGAACAACGCATTTATAAAGCCTTTGAAGCCCTCAATAAAATGAATGAAGTTAACAAGATTTACATTAATCATGCATTCCTGAATATGAAACTCGATGAACTCCATCTAACACATGAATACCGTTTAAAGAAACAAGAAGAACGCGAAGAACAGCGCGAAATTCGCGCCCAGATGGCTGAAGAAAAACGAGCTCAAGCTGAAATCGATCGCGCGCTTCGTGAAGCGGAAGAAGAAGAACGTCGGGCTAAAAAGGCTTTGGACAAAGCCCGTAAGGAAATGGAGTCAAAACTAGCGCAAATGACCGCCGAACAGGCTGCAAAGCATAAGGAAAAAGTGAGCGAACTCGAAAATGCCCTTGAAGAAGCGTTGCTGAAAGGCCAAAAAGCACTATCTATGGCACAGCAGACAAAACGCGGTCATGTTTACGTTATCTCTAACATCGGTTCATTTGGTGAAGATGTTTTCAAAATCGGCATGACGCGTCGCCTTGATCCACAAGATCGAGTGGACGAGTTAGGTAGCGCTTCCGTGCCATTCCTGTTCGATGTCCATGCAATGATATTTAGCGAAGATGCTCCCGCTATGGAAAATATGCTTCACCAGCGTTTCAACGAAATGCGTACTAACCTCGTGAATAAGCGCAAAGAGTTCTTCAATGTTAGCTTGAAGGAAATCAAAAACGCTGTTTTTGATATCGCAGGCGATGATGTGGATTTTATCGAAACCGCGAGTGCTCAGCATTACCACGAAACACAAGCCATTCGTAAACAGCAAGCAGCGGCTAATTCAAAATTGACTAAAGAAGTTAAGCAGCCCAGATTTGCTGACGCTATATAA
- the ydfG gene encoding bifunctional NADP-dependent 3-hydroxy acid dehydrogenase/3-hydroxypropionate dehydrogenase YdfG has protein sequence MIILVTGATAGFGESITRRFVANGHKVIATGRRQERLQELKDELGDSILTAQLDVRNRASIEEMIANLPAEWRDIDVLVNNAGLALGLEPAHKASVEDWETMIDTNNKGLVYMTRAVLPGMVERNRGHVINIGSTAGSWPYAGGNVYGATKAFVRQFSLNLRTDLHGTAIRVTDIEPGLVGGTEFSNVRFKGDDDKAGKTYENTTALTPDDVTEAVWWVATLPKHVNINTVEMMPVSQSFAGLSVHRG, from the coding sequence ATGATTATATTAGTTACCGGGGCGACAGCGGGTTTTGGTGAAAGCATCACGCGTCGCTTCGTCGCCAACGGGCATAAGGTGATTGCCACCGGCCGTCGTCAGGAGCGTCTGCAGGAGCTGAAGGATGAGCTCGGCGACAGCATTTTGACCGCGCAACTGGACGTGCGTAACCGCGCATCTATTGAAGAGATGATTGCTAACCTGCCGGCTGAGTGGCGCGACATCGACGTGCTGGTCAACAATGCCGGGCTGGCGCTGGGCCTTGAGCCAGCGCACAAAGCCAGCGTGGAAGACTGGGAAACGATGATCGACACCAACAACAAAGGCCTGGTCTATATGACCCGCGCCGTACTGCCGGGCATGGTCGAGCGCAACCGCGGGCATGTGATTAATATCGGCTCCACCGCCGGCAGCTGGCCTTACGCGGGCGGCAACGTCTACGGCGCCACCAAAGCCTTTGTCCGTCAGTTCAGCCTCAATCTGCGCACCGATCTGCACGGCACCGCTATCCGCGTGACGGATATCGAGCCGGGTCTGGTTGGCGGAACCGAGTTCTCCAACGTGCGCTTCAAAGGCGATGATGACAAAGCGGGTAAAACCTACGAGAACACCACCGCCCTGACGCCGGATGATGTCACCGAAGCCGTCTGGTGGGTGGCGACGCTGCCGAAACACGTCAACATCAACACCGTTGAGATGATGCCGGTCAGCCAGAGCTTTGCCGGTCTGAGCGTCCATCGCGGATAA
- the dcp gene encoding peptidyl-dipeptidase Dcp has product MSGTNPFFASSLLPYQAPHFDLIDDSHYRPAFDEAIRQKREEIAAIAGSATAPDFTNTVLALEHSGGLLGRVSNVFFAMTSAHTNDYLQQLEEAIASELAALSNDIWLDDALFARVDAVYNARQTMAPDAESLRLIEELHQRFILAGARLGEAEKQELKAINTESATLTSQFNQRLLAADKAGGLVVDYLHQLDGLSPAEQAAAAQAAAEKGLSDRWLIPLLNTTQQPALQQLRDRQTRKNLFKAGWLRTQKNDANDTRDLVRRLVALRARQAELLGFDSYASWKIADQMAKTPDAALQFMRGIVPAARGRALQEQADIQKVIDDEQGGFEVQAWDWSFYAERVRLAKYALDESQVKPYFALNRVLTDGVFWAATQLFGITFVERSDIPVYHPDVRVWEIFDHNGEGMALFYGDFFARDSKGGGAWMGNFVEQSFEFGTRPVIYNVCNYQKPAAGQPALLSWDDAITLFHEFGHTLHGLFASQRYATLSGTNTPRDFVEFPSQINEHWASHPQVFAHYARHYETGEPMPDALREKMVSATQFNKGYDMTELLSAALLDMNWHGLTASEAPEDVEAFETAALEREQLHLPAVPPRYRSSYFAHIFGGGYAAGYYAYLWTQMLADDGYQWFVEEGGLTRENGQKFREAILSRGNSTDLAELYRQWRGHDPQIEPMLVNRGLSA; this is encoded by the coding sequence ATGTCTGGCACTAACCCCTTTTTCGCAAGCAGCCTGCTGCCGTACCAGGCACCGCATTTTGATCTGATTGACGACAGCCACTATCGTCCGGCCTTTGACGAGGCCATCCGCCAGAAGCGCGAGGAGATCGCCGCGATTGCCGGATCTGCGACAGCCCCGGACTTTACCAATACCGTACTGGCGCTGGAGCACAGCGGCGGCCTGCTGGGCCGGGTGAGCAACGTCTTCTTTGCCATGACCTCGGCGCACACCAATGATTATCTGCAGCAGCTGGAAGAGGCCATCGCCAGCGAACTGGCGGCGCTGTCCAACGATATCTGGCTGGATGACGCGCTTTTTGCCCGGGTGGATGCGGTCTATAACGCGCGGCAGACGATGGCCCCGGACGCGGAGTCCCTGCGCCTGATCGAGGAGCTGCACCAGCGTTTTATCCTGGCCGGTGCCCGGTTGGGCGAGGCGGAAAAGCAAGAGTTGAAAGCGATCAATACAGAGTCAGCCACCCTTACCAGCCAGTTTAACCAGCGTCTGCTGGCGGCCGATAAAGCGGGCGGACTGGTGGTGGATTATCTCCACCAGCTGGATGGGCTCAGCCCGGCAGAGCAGGCCGCGGCCGCGCAGGCGGCAGCGGAGAAGGGGCTTAGCGATCGCTGGCTGATCCCGCTGCTGAACACCACCCAACAACCGGCCCTGCAACAGCTTCGCGATCGCCAGACCCGGAAAAATCTGTTCAAAGCCGGCTGGCTGCGCACGCAGAAAAACGATGCCAACGACACCCGCGATCTGGTACGGCGTCTGGTGGCGCTGCGGGCGCGTCAGGCGGAACTGCTGGGCTTCGACAGCTATGCCAGCTGGAAAATTGCCGATCAGATGGCGAAAACTCCCGACGCCGCGCTGCAGTTTATGCGCGGCATCGTCCCGGCGGCGCGCGGGCGCGCATTGCAGGAGCAGGCCGATATTCAGAAGGTGATTGATGACGAACAGGGTGGGTTTGAGGTGCAGGCCTGGGATTGGTCGTTTTACGCCGAGCGCGTGCGGCTGGCGAAGTACGCCCTGGATGAATCCCAGGTTAAACCCTATTTTGCCCTGAACAGAGTCCTGACCGACGGCGTCTTCTGGGCGGCGACCCAGCTGTTCGGCATTACCTTTGTCGAGCGCAGCGATATCCCGGTTTACCATCCTGACGTGCGCGTGTGGGAGATCTTCGATCACAACGGAGAAGGCATGGCGCTGTTCTACGGTGATTTCTTTGCCCGCGACTCGAAAGGCGGCGGGGCGTGGATGGGGAACTTTGTCGAGCAGTCCTTTGAGTTCGGTACGCGTCCGGTGATCTATAACGTCTGCAACTATCAAAAACCGGCGGCAGGCCAGCCGGCGCTGCTCTCCTGGGATGATGCGATCACCCTGTTCCACGAATTTGGACACACCCTTCACGGGCTGTTTGCCAGCCAGCGATACGCCACGCTCTCCGGGACCAACACGCCGCGTGATTTTGTTGAATTCCCGTCGCAAATTAACGAGCACTGGGCCAGCCATCCGCAGGTTTTTGCCCACTACGCCCGTCACTATGAGACCGGGGAACCGATGCCGGATGCTCTGCGCGAGAAAATGGTCAGCGCTACCCAGTTTAATAAAGGCTATGACATGACCGAGTTGCTCAGCGCCGCGCTGCTGGACATGAACTGGCACGGCCTGACCGCCAGCGAGGCACCCGAGGATGTCGAAGCCTTCGAAACCGCCGCCCTTGAGCGCGAGCAGCTTCATCTTCCCGCCGTGCCACCGCGCTATCGCAGTAGCTACTTCGCCCATATCTTTGGCGGCGGCTACGCAGCAGGCTATTACGCCTATCTGTGGACGCAAATGCTGGCCGACGACGGCTATCAGTGGTTCGTGGAAGAGGGCGGCCTGACCCGCGAAAACGGCCAGAAATTCCGCGAGGCGATTTTGTCGCGCGGGAATAGTACTGATTTGGCTGAACTTTATCGCCAGTGGCGCGGGCACGATCCGCAGATTGAACCGATGCTGGTGAATCGCGGCTTGAGTGCGTAA
- the urtA gene encoding urea ABC transporter substrate-binding protein yields MHRRTLLKAFALSASVVAMGMSFSVQAADTIKIGIMHSLSGTMAISETPLKDVALMTIDEINAKGGVLGKKLEPVVVDPASNWPLFAEKARQLLSQDKVAAVFGCWTSVSRKSVLPVFEELNGLLFYPVQYEGEEMSPNVFYTGAAPNQQAIPAVEYLMSEDGGAAKRFFLLGTDYVYPRTTNKILRAFLHSKGVQDKDIEEVYTPFGHSDYQTIVASIKKFSAAGKTAVVSTINGDSNVPFYKELANQGVKATDVPVVAFSVGEEELRGIDTKPLVGNLAAWNYFESVDNPANQAFVAAYKNWAKAQKLPNAGTVVTNDPMEATYVGIHMWAQAVEKAGTTDVDKVRAAMAGQSFKAPSGFTLTMDATNHHLHKPVMIGEIEGNGQFNVVWQTEAPVRAQPWSPYIAGNDKKPDTPIKTASN; encoded by the coding sequence ATGCATCGTCGTACCTTGTTAAAAGCCTTTGCTTTATCGGCCTCCGTGGTGGCCATGGGGATGAGTTTCAGCGTGCAGGCAGCCGACACCATCAAGATCGGCATCATGCACTCGCTCTCCGGCACGATGGCGATTTCTGAAACGCCGCTGAAAGATGTGGCGCTGATGACCATCGACGAAATCAACGCCAAAGGCGGCGTGCTGGGCAAAAAACTGGAGCCGGTGGTGGTGGATCCTGCCTCTAACTGGCCGCTGTTTGCCGAGAAAGCCCGTCAGCTGTTAAGCCAGGATAAGGTGGCGGCAGTCTTCGGCTGCTGGACCTCGGTCTCACGCAAATCGGTTCTACCGGTGTTTGAGGAGCTGAACGGCCTGCTGTTCTACCCGGTGCAGTACGAAGGGGAAGAGATGTCACCCAACGTCTTCTACACCGGCGCAGCGCCTAACCAGCAGGCCATTCCGGCAGTGGAGTACCTGATGAGCGAAGACGGCGGGGCGGCGAAGCGCTTCTTCCTGCTGGGCACCGACTACGTCTACCCGCGCACCACCAACAAAATTCTCCGTGCCTTCCTGCACTCGAAAGGGGTGCAGGATAAAGACATCGAAGAGGTCTACACCCCGTTCGGCCACAGCGATTACCAGACCATCGTGGCCAGCATCAAGAAATTCTCTGCCGCAGGCAAAACCGCGGTGGTCTCCACCATCAACGGCGACTCTAACGTGCCGTTCTACAAAGAGCTGGCTAACCAGGGCGTAAAAGCCACCGACGTGCCGGTCGTGGCCTTCTCGGTAGGAGAAGAGGAGCTGCGCGGCATCGATACCAAACCGCTGGTGGGTAACCTCGCGGCCTGGAACTACTTCGAGTCGGTGGATAACCCGGCCAACCAGGCCTTCGTGGCAGCCTATAAAAACTGGGCTAAAGCGCAGAAGCTGCCGAATGCCGGTACGGTGGTGACTAACGATCCGATGGAAGCTACCTATGTGGGGATCCACATGTGGGCCCAGGCGGTGGAAAAAGCGGGCACTACTGACGTGGATAAAGTGCGTGCCGCCATGGCGGGCCAGTCCTTTAAAGCCCCGTCGGGCTTCACCCTGACCATGGATGCCACCAACCACCATCTGCATAAGCCGGTGATGATTGGCGAAATCGAAGGTAACGGCCAGTTCAACGTGGTATGGCAGACCGAAGCGCCGGTTCGCGCCCAGCCGTGGAGCCCGTACATTGCCGGGAATGATAAAAAGCCTGACACCCCGATCAAAACCGCCAGCAACTGA
- the urtB gene encoding urea ABC transporter permease subunit UrtB encodes MNVMRMIFALVWLAGLLPGMAQATDADNFVAASRSQQAVMLEQWAAAPDPARLTLLRALQQENVVVDTEKHAFAREKGALTALGDSAQPQGATKAVRLTNRLRVLAATALATHQLAGDSVTERLAAAKQLQRDPQPQMLPFLQRQLASEKDDAVRQLLSLAVASLQLTSAQPAVRQQAVTLLGQSSDPEVQSRLLPYTQAQTEPDVGVREAAAESLRQIQHRQTISDLLGQAFMGLSLGSILLLAALGLAITYGLLGVINMAHGEMLMLGAYATWMVQQAMAQFTPQWLTFYPLVALPVAFALTAGVGMALERTVIRHLYGRPLETLLATWGISLMLIQLVRMIFGAQNLEVANPAWLSGGVQVYASLILPWNRLVVLGFVLLVLFFTWLILNKTRLGLNVRAVTQNRSMAACCGVPTGRVDMLAFGLGSGIAGLGGVALSQLGNVGPELGQGYIIDSFLVVVLGGVGQLAGSVAAAFGLGIFNKILEPQMGAVLGKIVILVAIILFIQKRPQGLFALKGRVID; translated from the coding sequence ATGAACGTCATGCGCATGATCTTCGCTCTCGTATGGCTTGCCGGACTGCTGCCAGGGATGGCGCAGGCAACGGACGCCGATAATTTTGTTGCCGCCAGCCGCAGCCAGCAGGCGGTGATGCTGGAGCAGTGGGCCGCCGCGCCCGATCCCGCCCGTCTGACGCTGCTGCGGGCATTGCAGCAGGAAAATGTCGTTGTCGATACGGAAAAGCATGCCTTCGCCCGGGAAAAGGGTGCCTTAACCGCCCTCGGTGACAGCGCGCAACCGCAGGGTGCCACTAAAGCCGTGCGGCTTACCAACCGCCTGCGGGTGCTGGCCGCCACCGCGCTCGCCACCCACCAGCTTGCCGGTGACAGTGTCACCGAAAGACTGGCGGCAGCGAAGCAGTTACAGCGCGATCCCCAGCCGCAGATGCTGCCTTTTTTACAGCGTCAGCTGGCAAGCGAGAAGGATGACGCGGTGCGTCAGCTGTTGAGCCTGGCCGTCGCCAGCCTGCAGCTGACCAGCGCCCAGCCCGCGGTACGCCAGCAGGCCGTCACGCTGCTGGGCCAGTCGAGCGATCCGGAGGTGCAGTCCCGGCTGCTGCCTTATACCCAGGCACAGACCGAGCCGGACGTCGGGGTGCGCGAGGCCGCTGCGGAAAGCCTGCGTCAGATCCAGCACCGTCAGACCATTAGTGACCTCCTGGGGCAGGCGTTTATGGGCCTGTCGCTGGGCTCCATTCTGCTGCTGGCCGCGCTCGGGCTGGCGATTACCTACGGCCTGCTGGGGGTGATCAATATGGCTCACGGCGAGATGCTGATGCTCGGGGCCTACGCCACCTGGATGGTACAGCAGGCGATGGCGCAGTTTACCCCGCAGTGGCTCACCTTCTACCCGCTGGTGGCGCTGCCGGTGGCGTTCGCGCTCACCGCTGGCGTGGGCATGGCGCTTGAACGCACGGTGATCCGCCACCTCTATGGCCGCCCGCTGGAGACCCTGCTGGCGACCTGGGGCATCAGCCTGATGCTGATCCAACTGGTGCGCATGATCTTCGGCGCGCAGAACCTCGAAGTCGCCAACCCGGCGTGGCTCTCCGGCGGCGTGCAGGTCTACGCCAGCCTGATCCTGCCGTGGAACCGGCTGGTGGTGTTGGGCTTTGTGCTGCTGGTGCTGTTTTTCACCTGGCTTATCCTCAACAAAACCCGTCTGGGGCTGAACGTGCGGGCGGTGACGCAAAACCGCAGCATGGCGGCCTGCTGCGGGGTGCCTACCGGGCGCGTGGATATGCTGGCCTTCGGGCTGGGGTCCGGCATTGCCGGGCTTGGCGGGGTGGCGCTGTCGCAGTTGGGCAACGTCGGGCCGGAGCTGGGTCAGGGCTACATCATCGACTCCTTCCTGGTGGTGGTGCTCGGCGGCGTGGGCCAACTGGCCGGCAGCGTGGCGGCCGCCTTTGGTCTCGGGATTTTCAATAAGATCCTCGAGCCGCAGATGGGTGCCGTACTGGGCAAAATTGTGATTCTGGTGGCGATCATTCTGTTTATTCAGAAGCGTCCTCAGGGGTTATTTGCACTGAAAGGGAGGGTAATCGACTGA
- a CDS encoding cobalamin-independent methionine synthase II family protein yields MQRQHAPNRADVVGSFLRPDAIKQARVKFASGEIDAQQLRAVEDEAIRHVVEQQCACGLNVVTDGEFRRAWWHFDFFDGLQGVERYDSNQGIQFNGVQTKAHGVRVTGKLGFGSHPMLDDFRYLQSVSGNAQPKMTIPSPSVLHFRGGRKDIDATVYPDLDVYFDDLAQTWRDAIHAFYAAGCRNLQLDDTVWAYLCSDDQRRQIRERGDDPDQLARIYARVLNKALEGKPDDLTIGLHVCRGNFRSTWISEGGYEPVAEILFGTVNVDAFFLEYDNDRSGDFAPLRFVRPGKQQVVLGLITTKSGELENPEGVKARLEEAAKYVAKEQICLSPQCGFASTEEGNSLTEAQQWDKVRLVTQIASEVW; encoded by the coding sequence ATGCAGCGACAACACGCCCCGAACCGTGCCGATGTGGTAGGCAGTTTCTTACGTCCCGACGCTATCAAACAGGCGCGGGTGAAGTTCGCCAGCGGTGAGATCGACGCGCAGCAGCTGCGTGCGGTAGAAGACGAGGCGATTCGCCATGTGGTAGAGCAGCAGTGCGCCTGCGGCTTAAACGTGGTCACCGATGGCGAGTTCCGCCGCGCCTGGTGGCACTTTGATTTCTTCGACGGTCTGCAGGGCGTGGAGCGTTATGACTCGAACCAGGGGATCCAGTTCAACGGCGTCCAGACCAAAGCCCACGGCGTGCGCGTCACCGGCAAGCTGGGGTTCGGCAGCCATCCGATGCTGGATGACTTCCGCTACCTCCAGAGCGTCAGCGGCAACGCCCAGCCGAAGATGACCATCCCGAGCCCGAGCGTGCTGCACTTCCGCGGCGGGCGGAAGGATATCGATGCCACCGTATATCCGGATCTGGATGTGTACTTCGACGACCTGGCGCAAACCTGGCGCGACGCCATCCACGCCTTCTACGCCGCAGGCTGTCGCAACCTGCAGCTGGATGACACCGTCTGGGCCTACCTCTGTTCCGACGATCAACGTCGTCAGATCCGCGAGCGCGGTGATGACCCGGACCAGCTGGCGCGCATCTATGCCCGCGTGCTGAACAAGGCGCTGGAAGGCAAACCGGACGACCTGACCATCGGGCTGCACGTCTGTCGCGGGAACTTCCGCTCGACCTGGATCTCCGAAGGGGGCTACGAGCCGGTGGCCGAAATCCTGTTTGGTACCGTCAACGTCGATGCTTTCTTCCTCGAATACGACAACGATCGCAGCGGTGACTTTGCCCCGTTACGCTTTGTCCGTCCCGGCAAGCAGCAGGTGGTGCTGGGGCTGATCACCACCAAAAGTGGCGAGCTGGAGAATCCGGAAGGGGTGAAAGCGCGTCTGGAAGAGGCGGCAAAGTACGTAGCGAAAGAGCAGATCTGCCTCAGCCCGCAGTGCGGCTTTGCCTCTACCGAAGAGGGCAATTCCCTGACCGAAGCCCAGCAGTGGGATAAGGTTCGCCTGGTCACACAGATCGCCAGCGAAGTCTGGTAA